From one Poseidonibacter antarcticus genomic stretch:
- a CDS encoding biotin--[acetyl-CoA-carboxylase] ligase: MRIIKLNEIDSTHRYLKDYIKNNSFSQTLCIQTDNQTNGIGSRGNSWQGTKGNLFFSFVISKNDLPNDLPIQSASIYFSYLLKQVLKENKSNVWLKWPNDFYINDKKIGGTITTISNDLIYCGIGLNLISVSEDFGKLDININSNKILELYFDKLERKYSWKQVFSDFKIEFENSKKYQASIDNQKVSLENAILNEDGSIEVNNKKVFSLR; this comes from the coding sequence ATGAGAATAATTAAATTAAATGAAATTGATTCAACACATAGATATTTGAAAGATTATATAAAAAATAATTCTTTTTCACAAACACTTTGTATACAAACAGATAATCAAACTAATGGAATAGGAAGTCGAGGAAATTCTTGGCAGGGAACAAAAGGTAATTTATTTTTTTCTTTTGTTATATCTAAAAATGATTTACCAAATGATTTACCAATTCAAAGTGCATCAATATATTTTTCTTATCTATTAAAACAAGTTTTAAAAGAAAATAAATCAAATGTATGGTTAAAATGGCCAAATGATTTTTATATTAATGATAAGAAAATTGGTGGAACAATTACAACAATTTCTAATGATTTAATTTATTGTGGAATTGGATTAAATTTAATATCTGTAAGTGAAGATTTTGGTAAGTTAGATATAAATATAAATTCAAATAAAATTTTAGAATTATACTTCGATAAATTAGAAAGAAAATATTCATGGAAGCAAGTTTTTAGCGATTTTAAGATAGAATTCGAAAACAGTAAAAAGTACCAAGCTAGCATTGATAATCAAAAAGTTTCATTAGAAAATGCGATATTAAATGAAGATGGGTCAATAGAAGTCAACAATAAAAAGGTATTCAGTTTAAGATGA
- a CDS encoding ParA family protein — protein sequence MTEIIAIANQKGGVGKTTTAVNLSAALALEGKRVLLIDADPQANATTSLGFHRDTYEYNIYHVMLGTKELNEIILDSEIENLKVAPSNIGLVGIEKEFYKNTKERELVLKRKIDPIKKDFDYIIIDSPPALGPITINTLSASNSVLIPIQCEFFALEGLAQLLSTIKLVKQTINKTLQIRGFLPTMYSSQNNLSKQVFADLAQHFENKLFKIDESSYVVIPRNVKLAESPSFGKPIMLYDASASGTKAYINLARAITA from the coding sequence ATGACAGAAATTATAGCAATAGCTAATCAAAAAGGTGGAGTAGGTAAAACTACTACTGCTGTTAATTTAAGTGCTGCACTAGCGTTAGAAGGTAAGAGGGTATTACTAATTGATGCTGATCCTCAAGCTAATGCAACAACATCTCTAGGTTTCCATAGGGATACTTATGAGTACAATATTTATCATGTAATGTTAGGAACTAAAGAGTTAAATGAAATTATTCTAGATTCAGAAATTGAAAACTTAAAAGTTGCACCATCGAATATTGGACTAGTAGGAATTGAAAAAGAGTTTTATAAAAATACAAAAGAGAGAGAATTAGTCCTAAAAAGGAAAATCGATCCAATTAAAAAAGATTTTGATTATATTATTATTGATTCACCTCCTGCTCTTGGACCAATTACAATTAATACATTAAGTGCTTCAAATTCTGTACTTATTCCAATCCAATGTGAGTTTTTTGCATTAGAAGGTTTAGCACAATTATTAAGTACTATTAAATTGGTAAAACAAACAATAAATAAAACTTTACAAATAAGAGGTTTCCTTCCTACAATGTATTCTTCACAGAATAATTTATCAAAACAAGTGTTCGCAGATTTAGCACAGCATTTTGAAAATAAATTATTTAAAATAGATGAAAGTTCATATGTAGTAATTCCCCGAAATGTTAAACTTGCAGAAAGTCCAAGTTTTGGGAAACCAATTATGTTATATGATGCAAGTGCAAGTGGTACTAAGGCGTATATAAATCTTGCTCGTGCAATTACTGCATAG
- a CDS encoding ParB/RepB/Spo0J family partition protein, producing the protein MALGRGLGELLGEVESAYGNNNKYDYTSKVIDLDVSLIQANPNQPRKIFDEEKLEELSSSILEHGLLQPITVIPNDDDTFTLVSGERRLRAHKLANLETVKSIVLDIDTFKLREYALIENIQRDDLNIVELAYSYAQLINEHNITHEELSKKVFKSRTSITNTLRLLQLDSYVQQFLANNKITAGHAKIMLGLSSNEQKMVCDSIIGQKLSVRETEKLVKELKEKNNPKVKKSNKKANFDFKPLSNVLSKLQSNNLKVKAEKNYFKIEINSQDDIEKISSYFKLQ; encoded by the coding sequence ATGGCATTAGGTAGAGGATTAGGAGAGTTATTAGGTGAAGTAGAATCAGCTTATGGAAATAATAATAAATATGATTATACTTCAAAAGTAATAGATTTAGATGTGTCTTTAATACAAGCTAACCCAAATCAACCCCGAAAAATATTTGATGAAGAAAAACTAGAAGAATTAAGTTCTTCTATTCTTGAACATGGTTTATTACAACCAATTACAGTAATTCCAAATGATGATGATACTTTTACTTTAGTTTCAGGGGAAAGAAGATTAAGAGCTCATAAATTAGCAAATCTAGAAACTGTAAAATCTATTGTTTTAGATATTGATACTTTTAAATTAAGAGAATATGCATTAATTGAAAATATTCAAAGAGATGATTTAAATATTGTTGAATTAGCATATTCATATGCTCAGTTAATAAATGAACATAATATTACACATGAAGAATTATCAAAAAAAGTTTTTAAAAGCAGAACCTCAATAACAAACACTTTAAGATTGTTACAATTAGACTCATACGTACAGCAGTTTCTTGCAAATAATAAGATTACTGCAGGGCATGCTAAAATTATGTTAGGTTTAAGCTCAAATGAACAGAAAATGGTATGTGATTCTATAATTGGACAGAAGTTGTCAGTTAGAGAGACAGAGAAGCTTGTAAAAGAGTTAAAAGAAAAGAATAACCCTAAAGTTAAGAAAAGCAATAAAAAGGCTAATTTTGATTTTAAACCATTAAGTAATGTATTATCAAAACTTCAATCAAATAACCTAAAAGTCAAGGCTGAGAAGAATTATTTTAAAATAGAAATAAATTCACAAGATGATATTGAAAAGATTTCGTCTTACTTTAAGTTACAATAG
- a CDS encoding F0F1 ATP synthase subunit B family protein has protein sequence MLDISPVLLLSSGVIFLLVLARLNSCLFKPLLKHMDERAASISQDLEDAKSNGANVDGMIAEANNVIAQAKKEAAIIREQAYKEAKESADAKLASAKSDLEAKSSEFAKNLQDETKALRDSLVSTMPQFNESLKAKLSSI, from the coding sequence ATGTTAGACATAAGTCCTGTATTATTGCTTAGCTCTGGTGTGATCTTTCTTTTAGTTCTTGCTAGACTGAACAGCTGTCTATTCAAACCATTACTTAAGCATATGGATGAAAGAGCAGCTTCTATTTCTCAAGATTTAGAAGATGCAAAATCAAACGGTGCTAATGTTGATGGAATGATTGCCGAAGCAAACAATGTGATTGCTCAAGCAAAAAAAGAAGCAGCTATTATTAGAGAACAAGCATATAAGGAAGCCAAAGAGAGTGCTGATGCAAAACTTGCAAGTGCTAAATCTGATTTAGAAGCAAAATCTTCGGAATTTGCTAAAAACTTACAAGATGAAACTAAAGCTCTAAGAGATTCTTTAGTATCTACTATGCCTCAATTTAATGAGAGCCTAAAAGCTAAGCTTAGCTCAATTTAA
- a CDS encoding F0F1 ATP synthase subunit B, with product MKRILLLGFALAPLALFASSEGAVETDIVQRTVNFIIFAGILWYLLADKIKAYFAERSLSIQAELDKVQDTLKASEDKVNEAKKQLEDANKIAAEIVENAKKDIDSVKEKVSVAVNADIVNLEKNLEEMIKVETSKAKKEVVREVLEELLKSDNIKLSQDELVNIVLKKVA from the coding sequence ATGAAAAGAATTTTATTACTTGGATTCGCTTTAGCCCCTCTTGCATTATTTGCAAGTAGCGAAGGTGCGGTTGAAACAGATATTGTTCAAAGAACCGTTAACTTTATAATATTTGCTGGAATTTTATGGTATTTACTTGCCGATAAAATTAAAGCATATTTTGCTGAAAGATCTTTATCTATTCAAGCAGAACTTGATAAAGTACAAGATACTTTAAAAGCTTCTGAAGATAAAGTAAATGAAGCTAAAAAACAATTAGAAGATGCGAATAAAATTGCAGCAGAAATTGTTGAAAATGCAAAAAAAGATATAGATTCTGTTAAAGAAAAAGTATCTGTAGCTGTTAATGCTGATATTGTTAATCTAGAAAAAAATTTAGAAGAGATGATAAAAGTTGAAACGTCAAAAGCTAAGAAAGAAGTTGTTAGAGAAGTTCTTGAAGAGTTATTAAAATCTGATAATATCAAATTATCTCAAGATGAGTTAGTTAATATTGTTTTAAAAAAGGTAGCTTAA
- a CDS encoding F0F1 ATP synthase subunit delta, which produces MNDLVAKKYVKALVDGREAKNITLISNNLNSISTAFSNAKFNSIMSSPEVKDSKKVELVLSLVGKADKTLTNFVKLLGEKRRLELLPFIADELNVQIAKMNNTYVGVVYTNKELSSDYVSSIENQFSKKFDVKLSLSQDVCDYDGIKVDIDGLGVEISFSKERLKSQMIDHILKAV; this is translated from the coding sequence ATGAATGATTTAGTAGCAAAAAAATATGTTAAAGCTTTAGTTGATGGAAGAGAAGCTAAAAATATTACTTTAATTAGTAATAATTTAAATAGTATTTCTACAGCATTTTCTAATGCAAAATTTAATTCGATTATGTCTTCTCCTGAAGTAAAAGATAGTAAAAAAGTTGAATTAGTTCTTTCTCTTGTAGGAAAAGCTGATAAAACTTTAACAAATTTTGTTAAATTACTTGGTGAAAAAAGAAGATTAGAATTATTACCATTTATTGCAGATGAACTTAATGTTCAAATAGCAAAAATGAATAATACTTATGTTGGTGTTGTTTATACAAATAAAGAACTTAGTTCTGATTATGTATCTTCAATTGAAAACCAATTTAGTAAAAAATTTGATGTTAAATTATCATTATCTCAAGATGTTTGTGATTATGATGGTATTAAAGTAGATATTGATGGATTAGGTGTTGAAATTTCTTTCTCGAAAGAGAGATTAAAATCACAAATGATTGATCATATTTTAAAAGCAGTTTAG
- the atpA gene encoding F0F1 ATP synthase subunit alpha: MGTKIQADEISSIIKERIDNFELNVDVNETGKIISYADGVAQIYGLKNVMAGEIVEFENGDKGLTLNLEESSVGVVVLGRGNGLREGSSCKRLGSLLSTPVGAAMAGRVVNAIGEPIDGKGAIESTEDRLVEEKAPGIMARKSVHEPLQTGIKAIDALVPIGRGQRELIIGDRQTGKTTVAIDTILNQKGENVQCIYVAIGQKASTVASVVRTLEEAGAMEYTTIVNAGAADSAALQFLAPYTGVTIGEFFRDNGQHALIVYDDLTKHAVAYREMSLLLRRPPGREAFPGDVFYLHSRLLERAAKMSDENGAGSMTALPIIETQAGDVAAYIPTNVISITDGQIFLETNLFNSGIRPAINVGLSVSRVGGAAQIKATKQVAGTLKLSLAQFRELEAFAQFASDLDEATRKELELGQRMVEVLKQGVSSPLVIQKQIVILYAGVKGYLNDVAVGDVVRFEAELHAFFEQKYTNILDAIKAKKKLDDETEAELKAALEEFKTIFSAN, encoded by the coding sequence ATGGGTACAAAAATTCAAGCTGATGAAATCAGTTCGATCATAAAAGAAAGAATTGATAACTTTGAATTAAACGTAGATGTAAATGAAACTGGTAAAATCATCTCTTATGCAGATGGTGTTGCACAAATTTATGGTCTAAAAAATGTTATGGCTGGTGAGATTGTTGAGTTTGAAAATGGAGACAAAGGTCTTACATTAAACTTAGAAGAATCTTCAGTTGGTGTTGTTGTTCTTGGTAGAGGTAATGGTTTAAGAGAAGGAAGTTCTTGTAAAAGACTTGGTTCTTTATTATCTACTCCTGTAGGTGCAGCAATGGCTGGTAGAGTTGTTAATGCAATTGGTGAACCAATTGATGGAAAAGGTGCAATTGAATCAACTGAAGATAGATTAGTTGAAGAAAAAGCTCCTGGAATTATGGCTAGAAAATCAGTTCATGAACCATTACAAACTGGTATTAAAGCAATTGATGCACTTGTTCCAATTGGAAGAGGTCAAAGAGAGCTTATTATTGGTGATAGACAAACTGGTAAAACTACAGTTGCTATTGATACTATTCTTAACCAAAAAGGTGAGAATGTTCAATGTATCTATGTTGCAATTGGTCAAAAAGCATCAACTGTTGCATCTGTTGTAAGAACATTAGAAGAAGCTGGAGCAATGGAATATACTACTATTGTAAACGCTGGAGCTGCTGATTCTGCTGCATTACAATTTTTAGCACCATATACAGGTGTTACTATTGGTGAATTCTTCAGAGATAATGGTCAACATGCATTAATCGTTTATGATGACTTAACTAAACATGCCGTAGCTTATAGAGAAATGTCTTTATTATTACGAAGACCTCCAGGTCGAGAAGCATTCCCAGGGGATGTATTTTACCTTCACTCAAGATTACTTGAAAGAGCTGCTAAAATGTCAGATGAAAATGGTGCTGGTTCTATGACTGCATTACCAATCATTGAAACACAAGCAGGGGATGTTGCAGCATATATTCCAACAAATGTAATTTCTATTACAGATGGTCAAATTTTCTTAGAAACTAACCTATTTAACTCAGGGATTAGACCTGCAATTAATGTAGGTTTATCAGTTTCAAGAGTTGGTGGAGCTGCACAAATTAAAGCTACTAAGCAAGTTGCTGGTACTTTAAAATTATCTTTAGCACAATTTAGAGAATTAGAAGCATTTGCACAATTTGCATCAGATCTTGATGAAGCTACAAGAAAAGAACTTGAACTTGGTCAAAGAATGGTTGAAGTACTTAAACAAGGTGTAAGTTCACCTTTAGTAATTCAAAAACAAATTGTAATTCTTTACGCTGGTGTAAAAGGTTACTTAAATGATGTTGCTGTTGGTGACGTTGTTAGATTTGAAGCTGAATTACATGCATTCTTTGAACAAAAATATACTAATATTTTAGATGCAATTAAAGCTAAGAAAAAGCTTGATGATGAAACTGAAGCAGAATTAAAAGCTGCATTAGAAGAGTTTAAAACTATTTTTAG